The following are encoded in a window of Lacinutrix sp. WUR7 genomic DNA:
- the mscL gene encoding large conductance mechanosensitive channel protein MscL, with amino-acid sequence MLKEFKNFIMTGNVIDFAVAVIMAGALGAVINGFVSKIAMPLIGLVTGGKSFSDNFWTPGDEVYATVAAAKEAGVAAVEYGAWIDTIISLLVVGFVMFLIVKAYNKTKTPPAPAAPAGPSQEDLLAEIRDLLKK; translated from the coding sequence ATGTTAAAAGAATTTAAGAATTTTATTATGACTGGTAACGTGATTGATTTCGCAGTTGCTGTAATTATGGCCGGAGCTCTTGGAGCTGTTATAAACGGTTTCGTATCTAAAATCGCTATGCCTCTTATTGGTTTAGTAACTGGAGGAAAAAGTTTCTCAGACAACTTTTGGACTCCTGGAGATGAAGTCTATGCAACTGTTGCAGCTGCAAAAGAAGCAGGCGTTGCCGCTGTAGAATATGGTGCGTGGATTGACACTATTATTAGCTTACTTGTTGTTGGTTTTGTAATGTTCTTAATTGTAAAAGCATACAATAAAACAAAAACTCCTCCAGCACCTGCTGCACCTGCTGGACCATCTCAAGAAGATTTACTTGCAGAAATTAGAGATTTATTAAAAAAGTAA
- a CDS encoding ABC transporter ATP-binding protein, with the protein MLQVKNITFSYNKTPVLKDISFTVKPGEHLSIIGESGSGKSTLLKVLYGEYDTEKGNIFWQDEEILGPKHNLVIGHDFMKYVAQEFDLMPYISVEENIAKFLSRFYPEEKQKRVAELIEVVELTNVAKTKVKLLSGGQKQRVALARALAKQPEIILLDEPFSHIDNFKKQSLRRSVFKYLKENNIACIVATHDKEDVLGHADKMIVLNNHKIAINDTPENLYKDPKTPLIASFFGEFNVIDGKIIYAHQLQVVEKSNLEVVVKQSYFKGNCYLVEADLEGEVVLFESKMKFKNNEVVYLELLK; encoded by the coding sequence ATGCTGCAAGTAAAAAACATCACCTTTTCTTATAATAAAACACCCGTTTTAAAGGATATTTCCTTTACGGTAAAACCCGGAGAACACCTTTCTATTATTGGTGAAAGTGGCTCTGGAAAAAGTACTTTATTAAAAGTCCTTTATGGTGAATATGATACAGAAAAAGGAAACATTTTTTGGCAAGACGAAGAAATTCTAGGACCAAAACACAATCTAGTTATTGGCCATGATTTCATGAAATACGTAGCGCAAGAATTTGATTTGATGCCTTATATTTCTGTCGAAGAAAACATCGCGAAGTTCCTATCTCGTTTTTATCCAGAAGAAAAACAGAAACGAGTAGCAGAATTAATAGAAGTGGTAGAGCTTACCAACGTTGCAAAAACCAAAGTGAAATTATTAAGTGGCGGACAAAAACAACGTGTGGCACTTGCAAGAGCTTTAGCAAAACAACCAGAAATTATTTTACTGGATGAACCTTTTAGCCACATCGATAATTTTAAAAAACAATCCCTTCGCAGAAGTGTTTTTAAATATTTAAAAGAAAATAATATAGCTTGTATTGTTGCTACACACGACAAAGAAGATGTATTGGGTCATGCCGATAAAATGATTGTTTTAAACAACCATAAAATAGCAATTAACGATACTCCTGAAAATTTATATAAAGATCCTAAAACGCCATTAATTGCTTCGTTTTTTGGAGAATTTAATGTGATAGATGGTAAAATAATTTATGCACATCAATTACAGGTAGTTGAAAAATCAAATTTAGAAGTAGTCGTTAAACAGTCTTATTTTAAAGGGAATTGTTATTTGGTGGAAGCGGATTTGGAAGGTGAGGTTGTGTTATTTGAGAGCAAAATGAAGTTTAAAAACAATGAAGTTGTGTATCTTGAATTATTAAAATAA
- a CDS encoding HopJ type III effector protein, with product MDIQTFKNKLKTAPKTIAFSETMDVISANYDFTPKAFKNGVLENEEGQNSGSCKLFAFAQAEGLSKEETLACFGAFYFEEVLNDPEGDGHQNIRNFMKTGFEGLVFESSPLVKK from the coding sequence ATGGATATACAAACATTCAAAAATAAATTAAAAACAGCTCCAAAAACTATTGCGTTTTCGGAAACCATGGATGTTATTTCCGCGAATTATGATTTCACACCAAAAGCTTTTAAAAATGGCGTTTTAGAAAACGAAGAAGGACAAAATTCTGGATCCTGTAAACTGTTTGCTTTTGCGCAAGCTGAAGGTTTATCTAAAGAAGAAACTTTAGCTTGTTTTGGCGCATTTTATTTTGAAGAAGTTTTAAATGATCCGGAAGGTGACGGACATCAAAATATTAGAAACTTTATGAAAACCGGCTTTGAAGGGTTGGTTTTTGAAAGTTCTCCTTTGGTGAAAAAGTAA
- a CDS encoding FG-GAP-like repeat-containing protein: MKKITLVLSLMLCCYFATGQVLNQNANWPNTNWDLEGTYNPAPLIFTGNPTVAGGASSFSFDDDEGGGSSDNNIGVQSPTINLTNAFNAGETILVVSSSYILNVYDDETLNLQYWNANTNTWVNWGPTYDTDTSNAPNEDYCNGTPNDFRSVELDFSAFSSNQLQNFRYRIYYDDNDSFGYGICFNSPNLSSSAPPNCPQITDLSICNVTDNSVEVYWSPGNDEVTWQIAIQTQGSGAPSSGTSTNTNEAYLISGLSVNSNYEIYVRSQCPDGSGFSPWTSLSFSTNNTAPAPNAFAFTQNNSISPISASSYAVVDMNNDGLDDLIAASASNLQITYQTENGCFDETLYITSANYGPGWSIAAGDLDGNGYNDLLYGAGNGVSFMMANADGTSYIQSFNTTDYVFSQRSNFVDINNDGNLDAFVCHDVEPNVYFINDGTGNLAFFQGPSSGVPNGIGIHPDGGNYGTVWVDYDNDGDSDMFIAKCRGGDVTHKINELWRNDGNGVFTNVAADPGVNLADPVQTWSSAWADYDNDGDMDAYIGASSSSDGSHKYMLNNGDGTFTYATAPSGAPYGIENAPADFNNDGYVDILSNGRVLLNNGNNTFTVVNTGMPPSGAIGDLNNDGFLDVFGRTSNVGSLYINNPNENNWIKIRTQGTSSNYNGIGARVEIVTPSGTQIRDVRSGEGFEFMSSLNTHFGIGTDTEITSLTIKWPSGTVDVILNPNINETITAIEGDNPLSINNNVLEEDLVIYPNPAKDMVTISSSIPLNNAKYTIYDITGKQILNASLKANTINVSKLSTGIYVLKITVDGKSKTQKIIKQ, encoded by the coding sequence ATGAAAAAAATTACACTTGTACTTTCCCTAATGCTGTGCTGCTATTTCGCTACCGGACAAGTACTAAACCAAAATGCAAACTGGCCAAACACGAATTGGGATTTAGAGGGCACTTATAATCCAGCACCTCTAATATTTACTGGAAACCCAACGGTAGCTGGAGGAGCTTCAAGTTTTTCTTTTGACGACGACGAAGGAGGTGGAAGTTCAGATAATAATATAGGAGTACAATCTCCTACCATTAATTTAACGAACGCATTTAATGCTGGAGAAACTATTTTAGTGGTCTCTTCTTCATATATACTTAACGTATACGATGATGAAACGTTAAATCTTCAATATTGGAACGCAAATACGAATACTTGGGTAAACTGGGGACCAACATATGATACGGACACTTCGAATGCACCAAATGAAGATTATTGCAATGGTACACCTAACGATTTCCGAAGTGTTGAATTAGATTTTTCAGCGTTTTCAAGTAATCAACTTCAAAACTTTAGATATCGTATTTATTATGATGATAATGATTCTTTTGGATATGGAATTTGTTTTAATTCGCCAAACCTATCTTCTTCAGCCCCTCCAAATTGTCCACAAATCACCGATTTAAGTATTTGTAATGTAACAGATAATTCGGTTGAGGTTTACTGGTCGCCAGGGAACGATGAAGTTACATGGCAAATTGCAATACAAACACAAGGGTCTGGAGCACCTTCTTCTGGTACATCTACCAATACAAATGAAGCCTATTTGATTTCCGGTTTATCTGTGAATTCTAACTATGAAATATATGTTAGATCCCAATGTCCTGATGGAAGTGGATTTAGTCCTTGGACTTCTTTGTCTTTTTCCACAAACAACACTGCTCCGGCACCTAATGCATTTGCTTTTACTCAAAACAATAGTATATCACCTATCAGTGCATCTAGTTATGCGGTTGTAGATATGAACAATGACGGATTAGACGATTTAATTGCCGCTAGTGCTTCTAACCTTCAAATTACTTACCAAACTGAAAACGGCTGTTTCGATGAAACCCTTTATATTACGTCTGCAAATTATGGTCCGGGATGGAGTATTGCAGCTGGAGATTTAGACGGTAACGGATATAACGATTTATTATATGGTGCAGGAAATGGCGTATCTTTTATGATGGCTAATGCAGATGGCACAAGTTACATACAGTCTTTTAATACTACAGATTATGTTTTCTCACAACGTTCCAATTTTGTAGATATTAATAATGATGGTAATTTAGATGCTTTTGTTTGTCATGATGTAGAGCCAAACGTATATTTTATTAATGATGGAACTGGTAATTTAGCCTTTTTCCAGGGACCTTCTTCTGGTGTTCCTAACGGAATAGGTATACATCCAGATGGTGGAAATTACGGAACCGTTTGGGTGGATTATGATAATGATGGGGATTCCGATATGTTTATTGCTAAATGTAGAGGTGGTGACGTAACACATAAAATAAATGAACTGTGGCGTAATGACGGAAATGGTGTCTTCACAAATGTTGCAGCAGATCCTGGTGTAAACCTTGCAGATCCTGTACAAACTTGGTCTTCTGCTTGGGCAGATTATGACAATGATGGAGATATGGATGCGTATATTGGAGCAAGTTCTAGTTCTGATGGTAGCCATAAATACATGTTAAATAATGGGGATGGTACTTTTACATACGCAACTGCGCCTAGTGGTGCTCCTTACGGAATTGAAAATGCTCCTGCAGATTTTAATAATGATGGTTATGTAGATATTCTATCCAATGGTAGAGTGTTACTTAATAATGGGAATAATACTTTTACTGTTGTAAATACAGGAATGCCACCTAGTGGTGCCATTGGTGATCTTAACAACGATGGTTTTTTAGATGTATTTGGAAGAACAAGTAATGTAGGTTCCCTTTATATAAACAATCCTAACGAAAATAATTGGATTAAAATAAGAACACAAGGAACCTCAAGTAATTACAATGGTATTGGCGCTAGAGTTGAAATTGTTACGCCTTCTGGAACACAAATTAGAGATGTAAGAAGTGGCGAAGGGTTTGAATTTATGAGTAGTCTAAACACCCACTTTGGTATTGGTACAGACACCGAAATTACTAGTCTAACCATTAAATGGCCTTCTGGAACAGTAGATGTTATTTTAAATCCAAATATTAATGAAACCATCACAGCCATTGAAGGAGATAATCCATTGAGTATAAACAATAATGTACTAGAAGAAGATCTTGTTATTTATCCGAACCCTGCAAAAGATATGGTTACTATTAGTTCTTCCATTCCATTAAACAATGCGAAGTATACTATATATGATATTACAGGAAAACAAATTCTAAATGCTAGCTTAAAAGCGAATACTATTAATGTTTCCAAATTAAGCACAGGAATATATGTATTAAAAATCACTGTAGACGGAAAAAGCAAAACACAAAAAATAATAAAACAATAA
- the alr gene encoding alanine racemase: MSKVQETTLEIDLKALSHNHKYLKSKLQPKTKFLAVVKAFAYGSDAEEIAKHLQDLDVDYFAVAYINEGVALRDAGITKPILVLHPLAVNFQTLIERCLEPSIYSLKILKEFIAVAAKEKQQNYPIHIKFNTGLNRLGFNTEEIDTIIPLLKNNASIKVTSIFSHLAASEDLNEKEFTLNQIAKFKNIAEIFSKKIAYQPILHMCNTSGILNYPEAHFDMVRSGIGLYGFGNSEKENKNFTPISILKSVISQIHTIHKGESLGYNRAYTATKTTKTATIPIGHADGIGRQYGNGIGFVTINEQKAPIVGNVCMDMIMVDVTSIDCNEGDEIIIFGNHPTAEILANKTNSISYELLTSISQRVKRTFHR, from the coding sequence ATGTCTAAGGTTCAAGAAACAACCCTTGAGATAGATTTAAAAGCGCTTTCGCATAACCACAAATACCTTAAATCTAAGCTACAACCTAAAACCAAATTTTTAGCAGTTGTTAAAGCTTTTGCTTATGGTAGCGATGCGGAAGAAATAGCAAAACATCTTCAAGATTTAGATGTCGATTATTTTGCTGTTGCTTATATTAATGAAGGTGTTGCGCTTCGTGATGCAGGAATTACTAAACCAATTTTAGTATTGCATCCTCTAGCTGTAAATTTTCAAACACTTATAGAACGTTGTTTAGAACCAAGTATTTATAGTCTTAAAATTTTAAAAGAATTTATAGCTGTTGCTGCCAAAGAAAAACAACAAAATTATCCTATTCACATAAAGTTTAACACCGGACTGAATAGATTAGGCTTTAATACCGAAGAAATAGATACAATCATTCCACTATTAAAAAATAATGCTTCGATAAAAGTAACCTCTATATTTTCGCATTTGGCAGCTAGCGAAGATTTAAATGAAAAGGAATTTACTTTGAATCAAATTGCGAAATTTAAAAATATTGCTGAAATATTCAGCAAAAAAATAGCATACCAACCAATACTTCATATGTGTAATACTTCAGGAATATTAAATTATCCTGAAGCACATTTTGATATGGTTAGAAGTGGAATTGGTTTATATGGTTTTGGTAATTCGGAAAAAGAGAATAAAAATTTCACGCCTATTTCTATACTTAAATCTGTTATTTCCCAAATTCACACCATACATAAAGGAGAATCTTTAGGTTATAACAGAGCATATACGGCAACTAAAACCACAAAAACAGCAACCATTCCCATTGGTCATGCAGATGGTATTGGTAGACAATACGGAAATGGTATTGGTTTTGTTACTATAAACGAGCAAAAAGCACCTATTGTTGGTAATGTTTGTATGGACATGATTATGGTAGATGTAACCAGTATTGACTGTAATGAAGGAGATGAAATTATCATTTTTGGAAATCACCCAACTGCCGAAATATTAGCAAATAAAACAAACTCCATTTCTTATGAGTTGCTAACTTCTATATCTCAACGTGTAAAAAGAACATTTCATCGTTAA
- a CDS encoding aspartate-semialdehyde dehydrogenase, giving the protein MKVAVVGATGMVGEVMRQVLVERNFPVTEFIPVASERSVGKDISYNNKNYKVVGLQTAVDMKPDIAIFSAGGGTSLDWAPKFAAVGTVVIDNSSAWRMDPTKKLVVPEINAKALTKEDKIIANPNCSTIQLVLALAPLHEKYKMKRVVISTYQSVSGTGVKAVQQLENEINGIEGEMAYPYPIGKNALPHCDVFEENGYTKEEMKLAREPQKIFDDRTFSVTATAVRIPTAGGHSESVNVEFENDFDLKDVRQLLSEASGIIVQDNPATNTYPMPILAHGKDDVFVGRLRRDETQPNTLNMWIVADNLRKGAATNAVQIAEYLVKNHLV; this is encoded by the coding sequence ATGAAAGTAGCTGTAGTTGGTGCCACTGGAATGGTTGGTGAAGTAATGAGACAAGTTCTTGTAGAGCGTAATTTTCCTGTAACAGAATTTATTCCTGTTGCTTCAGAAAGATCTGTTGGAAAAGATATTTCATATAATAATAAAAACTACAAAGTGGTTGGTTTACAAACAGCTGTAGACATGAAACCAGATATCGCTATTTTTTCTGCTGGAGGAGGTACATCATTAGATTGGGCTCCAAAATTTGCAGCAGTAGGAACGGTAGTTATAGATAATTCTTCTGCTTGGAGAATGGATCCAACAAAAAAATTAGTAGTTCCAGAAATTAATGCCAAAGCGCTTACTAAAGAAGATAAAATTATAGCAAACCCTAATTGTTCTACGATTCAATTAGTATTAGCATTAGCACCATTGCATGAAAAATACAAAATGAAACGCGTTGTTATTTCTACATATCAATCGGTTTCTGGTACAGGTGTTAAAGCGGTACAACAATTAGAAAACGAAATAAATGGTATTGAAGGAGAAATGGCTTACCCATATCCTATTGGCAAAAATGCACTACCACATTGTGATGTTTTTGAAGAAAACGGATACACCAAAGAGGAAATGAAACTCGCTAGAGAACCTCAAAAAATATTTGATGACCGCACTTTTTCTGTTACTGCAACTGCGGTTAGAATACCAACTGCTGGAGGACATTCGGAATCGGTAAATGTAGAATTTGAAAACGACTTCGATTTAAAAGACGTTAGACAATTACTAAGTGAAGCATCAGGTATTATTGTACAAGACAACCCTGCAACCAACACATACCCAATGCCTATTTTAGCACATGGAAAAGACGATGTTTTTGTTGGTAGACTTAGAAGAGACGAAACACAACCAAACACTTTAAATATGTGGATTGTTGCAGATAACCTAAGAAAAGGTGCCGCAACAAACGCTGTTCAAATTGCTGAATATTTAGTAAAAAACCATTTGGTTTAA
- a CDS encoding 3-oxoacyl-ACP synthase, with translation MSSTLHLKKNLYDTCFQFIENRLLTVQKTINEIQESLTSETKSSAGDKHETGRAMLQLEREKAGNQLSEIVKVKEALSKISVEKTSPTIGLGSVVYTTKANYYIAISAGELTVDKENFYAISPNTPIGKLLFGKGVGDAVLFRDLTFEVKKVV, from the coding sequence ATGAGTAGTACGTTACATTTAAAGAAAAACCTATATGATACTTGTTTTCAGTTTATAGAAAACAGGTTATTAACGGTGCAAAAAACCATCAATGAAATCCAAGAATCCTTAACTAGCGAAACCAAAAGTAGTGCTGGAGATAAGCATGAAACTGGTCGTGCCATGTTACAACTAGAACGTGAAAAAGCAGGAAATCAACTCTCTGAAATTGTAAAGGTTAAAGAAGCACTTTCTAAAATAAGTGTCGAAAAAACGAGTCCAACCATTGGTTTAGGAAGTGTCGTATATACCACAAAAGCGAACTATTATATTGCTATTAGTGCAGGAGAATTGACGGTAGATAAAGAGAATTTTTATGCGATTTCACCAAATACACCTATTGGGAAATTGCTATTTGGAAAAGGTGTTGGGGATGCAGTTTTGTTTAGGGATTTGACGTTTGAGGTAAAAAAAGTGGTGTAA
- a CDS encoding prolyl oligopeptidase family protein — protein sequence MNKITLCLITLITIMACKEEKKQVERNISVNYPETKKVDTVTNYFGVDVKDPYRWLEDDKSVETENWVKAQNQATYSYLNNIPYRKELKERLEKLWNYEKVGAPFNEGDYTYFYKNDGLQNQYVIYRHKKGSSPDTAEVFLDPNTFSEDGTVSLGGTSFSKDGKTLAYAISEGGSDWRKILILDTETKEIMEDTLVDIKFSGMSWFKNEGFYYSSYDKPKGSELSAKTDQHKVYYHKLGTPQKEDALIFGGTPSEKHRYIYGTVTEDNKYLLISPRVSTSGNKLYIKDLSNPNNPLVTILDHTDSDTYVIDNIGSKLFLVTNLNAPNKKIVTVDAANPTPENWKDFIPETEYVLSPSTGGGYFFTEYMVDAISKVKQYDYDGKFIRDIQLPGVGNAGGFGGKKEEKIDYFSFTNYNTPSSIYKLNVDTGASELYWKPSIDFNTEDYISKQVFYNSKDGTKVPMIITHKKGVELNGKNPTILYGYGGFNVSLNPSFSITNAVWMEQGGIYAVPNLRGGGEYGKEWHKAGTQLKKQNVFDDFIAAAEYLIANNYTSSDYLAIRGGSNGGLLVGATMTQRPDLMKVALPAVGVLDMLRYHTFTAGAGWAYDYGTAEDNKEMFEYLKGYSPVHNVKEGVQYPATLITTGDHDDRVVPAHSFKFAAELQDKQTGNNPTLIRIETDAGHGAGTPVSKTIEQYADIFGFTLYNMGFDVLPSKMKEKIKG from the coding sequence ATGAATAAAATAACCCTTTGTTTAATTACACTAATTACCATAATGGCTTGTAAAGAAGAAAAGAAACAAGTAGAAAGAAACATTTCAGTTAACTATCCAGAAACGAAAAAAGTAGATACCGTTACAAATTATTTTGGTGTTGATGTAAAAGACCCTTATCGCTGGCTTGAAGACGATAAAAGCGTAGAAACAGAGAATTGGGTAAAGGCACAAAACCAAGCAACATACAGTTATTTAAACAATATTCCCTATAGAAAAGAATTAAAAGAACGTCTTGAAAAACTTTGGAATTACGAAAAAGTAGGCGCTCCATTTAACGAAGGAGATTATACGTATTTTTATAAAAACGATGGCCTACAAAACCAATATGTAATTTACAGACACAAAAAAGGAAGTAGTCCAGATACCGCGGAAGTATTTCTAGATCCGAATACATTTTCGGAGGATGGAACCGTTTCTTTAGGAGGAACGAGTTTTTCAAAAGACGGAAAAACATTAGCCTATGCTATTTCGGAAGGTGGAAGTGATTGGAGGAAGATTTTAATCCTGGATACCGAAACAAAAGAGATTATGGAAGATACTTTAGTCGATATTAAATTTAGCGGTATGTCTTGGTTTAAAAACGAAGGTTTCTATTATTCTAGTTACGACAAACCTAAAGGAAGCGAGCTTTCAGCTAAAACCGATCAGCACAAAGTTTACTATCACAAACTTGGAACGCCTCAAAAAGAAGATGCGCTAATTTTTGGTGGTACGCCTTCCGAAAAACACAGATATATCTACGGAACCGTTACAGAAGACAATAAGTATTTGCTAATTTCACCAAGAGTTTCTACTTCGGGAAACAAGCTTTACATCAAAGACTTATCGAATCCTAACAATCCGTTAGTAACCATTTTAGACCATACAGATAGTGATACTTATGTTATCGATAATATTGGTAGCAAGCTATTTTTAGTAACCAATCTAAATGCGCCTAATAAAAAAATTGTAACTGTAGATGCTGCAAATCCGACACCTGAAAACTGGAAAGATTTTATTCCGGAAACAGAGTATGTTTTAAGTCCTTCAACAGGAGGCGGATATTTCTTTACAGAATATATGGTCGATGCTATTTCTAAAGTAAAACAATATGACTATGACGGAAAATTCATAAGAGACATCCAACTTCCAGGAGTAGGAAATGCTGGTGGATTTGGCGGAAAAAAAGAAGAGAAAATAGATTACTTTTCCTTTACCAACTACAATACACCATCTAGTATTTATAAATTAAATGTAGATACTGGTGCATCTGAATTGTACTGGAAACCGAGTATAGATTTCAATACGGAAGACTATATCAGCAAACAAGTATTTTACAACTCTAAGGATGGTACCAAAGTACCGATGATAATTACTCACAAAAAAGGCGTAGAACTTAACGGAAAAAACCCGACCATTCTTTATGGTTATGGCGGATTCAATGTAAGTTTAAATCCGTCTTTTAGTATTACTAATGCCGTTTGGATGGAACAAGGCGGAATTTATGCAGTTCCTAATCTTCGTGGTGGTGGTGAATACGGAAAAGAATGGCACAAAGCAGGAACACAATTAAAAAAACAAAATGTATTTGATGACTTTATTGCTGCTGCAGAATACCTAATAGCAAACAATTATACTTCTAGCGATTATTTAGCAATTCGCGGTGGTTCTAATGGTGGTTTACTAGTTGGTGCAACCATGACGCAACGTCCAGATTTAATGAAAGTAGCATTACCTGCTGTTGGTGTTTTAGATATGTTACGTTATCACACATTTACAGCTGGAGCAGGTTGGGCTTATGATTACGGAACCGCAGAAGACAACAAAGAAATGTTTGAATACCTGAAAGGTTATTCTCCAGTACACAATGTAAAAGAAGGCGTACAATATCCTGCAACCCTAATAACCACAGGAGATCATGATGATCGCGTTGTACCAGCACATAGTTTTAAATTTGCTGCAGAATTACAAGACAAGCAAACAGGAAATAATCCTACTTTAATTAGAATTGAAACCGATGCAGGACATGGTGCAGGAACTCCGGTTAGTAAAACCATTGAGCAATACGCAGATATTTTCGGATTTACGTTATATAATATGGGATTTGATGTGCTACCAAGCAAAATGAAAGAAAAAATAAAAGGATAA
- a CDS encoding thymidine kinase, translating into MFLENTVNQKEQFGWIEVICGSMFSGKTEELIRRLKRAQFAKQKVEIFKPAIDVRYDEEMVVSHDANEIRSTPVPAAANIPILADGCDVVGIDEAQFFDDEIVRVCNDLANKGIRVIVAGLDMDFKGNPFGPMPNLMATAEYVTKVHAVCTRTGNLAQYSFRKSLNDNLVLLGETDEYEPLSRAAYYKATMREKIKSMKVEDAQELSTKENKPNV; encoded by the coding sequence ATGTTTCTTGAAAATACAGTAAATCAAAAAGAACAATTTGGTTGGATTGAAGTAATCTGCGGATCTATGTTCTCTGGGAAAACCGAAGAATTAATTCGAAGGCTTAAGCGTGCGCAATTTGCAAAGCAAAAAGTAGAGATCTTTAAACCTGCCATAGATGTGCGTTACGATGAAGAAATGGTTGTTTCTCATGATGCTAACGAAATTCGCTCCACCCCAGTACCTGCTGCTGCTAATATTCCAATTTTAGCAGACGGTTGCGATGTAGTTGGTATTGATGAAGCACAATTTTTTGATGACGAAATTGTACGTGTTTGTAATGACTTAGCAAACAAAGGCATTCGTGTTATTGTTGCTGGCTTAGATATGGATTTTAAAGGAAACCCTTTTGGCCCTATGCCAAATTTAATGGCTACTGCAGAATACGTTACTAAAGTACATGCGGTTTGCACAAGAACAGGGAATTTGGCACAATATAGCTTTAGAAAATCACTGAATGACAATCTGGTATTACTTGGTGAAACCGATGAATATGAGCCTTTAAGTCGTGCTGCATACTACAAAGCTACTATGCGCGAAAAAATAAAGTCTATGAAAGTAGAAGACGCCCAAGAACTTTCTACCAAAGAAAACAAACCCAATGTCTAA
- the rsmI gene encoding 16S rRNA (cytidine(1402)-2'-O)-methyltransferase — protein sequence MSKLYIVPTPIGNLKDITFRAVEILKDVDLILAEDTRTSGKLLKHFEIGTHMQSHHMHNEHKTVEALIQKLKSGVTIALISDAGTPAISDPGFLLTRACVENGIAVDCLPGATAFVPALVNSGLPNDKFIFEGFLPVKKGRQTRLLLLAEETRTMIFYESPHKLIKTLAHFCEYFGEERQVSVSRELTKLYEETIRGTAKEVLAHYTNKPPKGEIVVVVAGNSKK from the coding sequence ATGAGTAAATTATATATTGTCCCAACACCAATAGGAAACCTTAAGGATATCACCTTTAGAGCTGTCGAAATTTTAAAGGATGTAGATCTTATTTTAGCCGAAGACACTAGAACTTCAGGAAAACTTTTAAAACACTTTGAAATTGGTACGCATATGCAAAGCCACCACATGCATAATGAGCATAAAACGGTCGAAGCATTAATTCAAAAATTAAAATCAGGAGTCACCATTGCTTTGATTAGTGATGCTGGAACGCCGGCTATTTCAGATCCGGGATTTTTGTTAACCAGAGCCTGTGTAGAAAACGGTATTGCCGTAGACTGCTTGCCAGGAGCAACCGCATTTGTGCCGGCATTAGTGAATAGCGGATTGCCAAACGATAAGTTTATTTTTGAAGGTTTTCTTCCTGTTAAAAAAGGACGTCAGACCAGATTATTACTTCTAGCCGAAGAAACGAGAACCATGATTTTTTACGAAAGTCCGCACAAACTAATAAAAACACTAGCGCATTTTTGTGAGTATTTTGGAGAAGAACGACAGGTTTCGGTTTCTAGAGAACTTACAAAATTATACGAAGAAACCATTCGTGGTACTGCAAAAGAAGTATTAGCACATTATACCAATAAACCACCAAAAGGAGAAATTGTTGTTGTGGTTGCTGGAAATTCTAAGAAATAA